A window of Acidimicrobiia bacterium contains these coding sequences:
- a CDS encoding DUF6457 domain-containing protein, which translates to MDGHQWIEAFARELGVDPPSATLVDELLALAGEAAHASERTAAPITCYLVGKAGVDVETARRAAATVSAT; encoded by the coding sequence ATGGACGGACATCAGTGGATCGAGGCGTTCGCTCGGGAGCTCGGCGTCGACCCGCCGAGCGCGACGCTCGTCGATGAGTTGCTCGCGCTCGCGGGCGAGGCCGCGCACGCGTCGGAGCGCACCGCCGCGCCGATCACGTGCTACCTCGTCGGCAAGGCGGGCGTCGACGTGGAGACCGCCCGGCGCGCGGCCGCTACCGTTTCCGCGACCTGA
- a CDS encoding 2,4'-dihydroxyacetophenone dioxygenase family protein, whose amino-acid sequence MTMIEIPTAVHRGDDELPWVDIGDGSLLKVLHIKEREGLWVIRNRFSPGYRVQTHKHTGPVFAYTESGAWRYLESDFVNTAGSYLYEPAGSVHTLVVPEENTEPTDVFFAINGANLNLDANGNVESVYDATLILQSYYLMCEAAGLPRPPVVID is encoded by the coding sequence ATGACGATGATCGAGATCCCGACCGCGGTCCACCGCGGCGACGACGAGCTGCCGTGGGTCGACATCGGCGACGGCTCGCTCCTCAAGGTGCTCCACATCAAGGAGCGCGAGGGACTGTGGGTGATCCGCAATCGCTTCTCCCCCGGCTACCGCGTGCAGACGCACAAGCACACCGGCCCCGTGTTCGCCTACACCGAGAGCGGCGCGTGGCGGTACCTCGAGAGCGACTTCGTGAACACCGCGGGCTCGTACCTCTACGAGCCGGCCGGATCGGTGCACACGCTCGTGGTGCCCGAGGAAAACACCGAGCCGACCGACGTGTTCTTCGCGATCAACGGCGCGAACTTGAACCTCGACGCGAACGGCAACGTCGAGAGCGTGTACGACGCGACGCTGATCCTGCAGTCGTACTACCTCATGTGCGAAGCCGCGGGTCTGCCGCGCCCACCCGTCGTCATCGACTGA
- a CDS encoding DUF5655 domain-containing protein — MVWTCPDCDRQFARTRQGHECAPAMTLAEYFSTGPPMEKPIFAVVLAHLESLGPVHVEPVSVGVFFKQPRNFAQLRPMTRWIALSFSLNRRVDHRLISRKPLAHGGRYYHVVNLREPDDLDAEIKGWLSEAYFDEGR, encoded by the coding sequence ATGGTCTGGACGTGTCCGGACTGCGACCGTCAGTTCGCGCGCACGCGGCAGGGGCACGAGTGCGCGCCCGCGATGACGCTCGCGGAGTACTTCTCCACCGGGCCACCGATGGAGAAGCCGATCTTCGCAGTGGTTCTCGCGCACCTCGAGTCGCTCGGACCCGTGCACGTCGAGCCGGTGTCGGTCGGCGTGTTCTTCAAGCAGCCGCGGAACTTCGCGCAGCTACGTCCGATGACGCGCTGGATCGCGTTGTCGTTCTCACTGAACCGGCGCGTCGACCACCGGCTGATCAGCCGCAAGCCGCTCGCGCACGGCGGCCGCTACTACCACGTCGTCAACCTGCGCGAACCCGATGATCTCGACGCCGAGATCAAGGGCTGGCTCTCCGAGGCGTACTTCGACGAGGGCCGATAG